A DNA window from Streptomyces sp. CA-278952 contains the following coding sequences:
- the zwf gene encoding glucose-6-phosphate dehydrogenase: MSAVPGANPLRDAQDRRLPRIAGPSGLVIFGVTGDLSRKKLMPAVYDLANRGLLPPGFSLIGFARRDWEDEDFAQVVHDAVKEHARTPFREEVWQQLIQGMRFVQGNFDDDEAFETLKSTIQELDKAQGTGGNFAFYLSVPPKFFPKVVQQLKKHGLADQSEGSWRRAVIEKPFGHDLASAQELNQLVHDVFPPNEVFRIDHYLGKETVQNILALRFANTMWEPIWNRSYVDHVQITMAEDIGIGGRAGYYDGIGAARDVIQNHLLQLLALTAMEEPGSFHPKALVAEKLKVLTAVELPEDLGKHTVRAQYEHAWQGGQEVLGYCEEEGIDPKSTTDTYAAIKLTINNRRWAGVPFYLRTGKRLGRRVTEIAVVFKRAPYLPFESGATEELGGNALVIRVQPDEGVTVRFGSKVPGTSMEVRDVTMDFAYGESFTESSPEAYERLLLDVLLGDANLFPRHQEVELSWNILDPIEEYWDTHGKPAKYAAGTWGPTEADEMLARDGRSWRRP, translated from the coding sequence TTGTCTGCTGTTCCCGGAGCCAACCCGCTCCGTGACGCACAGGACCGACGGCTTCCGCGTATCGCGGGGCCGTCGGGCCTGGTCATCTTTGGCGTCACGGGCGATTTGTCCCGTAAAAAGCTGATGCCCGCCGTCTACGACCTGGCCAATCGCGGCCTGTTGCCGCCGGGCTTCTCGCTCATCGGCTTCGCGCGCCGCGACTGGGAGGACGAGGACTTCGCCCAAGTCGTCCACGACGCCGTCAAGGAGCACGCCCGTACGCCGTTCCGCGAGGAGGTCTGGCAGCAGCTCATCCAGGGGATGCGCTTCGTCCAGGGCAACTTCGACGACGACGAGGCGTTCGAGACGCTGAAGTCGACCATCCAGGAGCTCGACAAGGCCCAGGGGACGGGCGGCAACTTCGCCTTCTACCTCTCCGTGCCGCCGAAGTTCTTCCCCAAGGTCGTCCAGCAGCTGAAGAAGCACGGCCTGGCCGACCAGAGCGAGGGCTCCTGGCGGCGCGCCGTCATCGAGAAGCCGTTCGGCCACGACCTGGCCAGCGCGCAGGAGCTCAACCAGCTCGTGCACGACGTCTTCCCGCCCAACGAGGTCTTCCGGATCGACCACTACCTGGGGAAGGAGACGGTCCAGAACATCCTGGCGCTGCGGTTCGCCAACACGATGTGGGAGCCGATCTGGAACCGGTCCTACGTCGACCACGTACAGATCACGATGGCCGAGGACATCGGCATCGGCGGCCGGGCCGGCTACTACGACGGCATCGGCGCCGCCCGTGACGTCATCCAGAACCACCTCCTCCAGCTGCTGGCGCTGACCGCGATGGAGGAGCCCGGCTCCTTCCACCCGAAGGCCCTGGTCGCCGAGAAGCTCAAGGTGCTCACCGCCGTCGAGCTGCCCGAGGACCTCGGCAAGCACACCGTGCGCGCCCAGTACGAGCACGCGTGGCAGGGCGGCCAGGAGGTCCTCGGCTACTGCGAGGAGGAGGGCATCGACCCCAAGTCGACGACCGACACCTACGCGGCGATCAAGCTGACGATCAACAACCGCCGCTGGGCGGGCGTGCCGTTCTACCTCCGCACCGGAAAGCGGCTCGGCCGCCGGGTCACGGAGATCGCGGTCGTCTTCAAGCGCGCGCCCTACCTGCCCTTCGAGTCCGGCGCCACGGAGGAGCTGGGCGGCAACGCCCTGGTCATCCGGGTCCAGCCGGACGAGGGCGTCACCGTGCGCTTCGGCTCCAAGGTGCCCGGCACCTCCATGGAGGTCCGGGACGTCACGATGGACTTCGCGTACGGCGAGTCGTTCACGGAGTCCAGCCCGGAGGCGTACGAGCGGCTCCTCCTGGACGTCCTGCTCGGCGACGCCAACCTCTTCCCGCGCCACCAGGAGGTCGAACTCTCCTGGAACATCCTCGACCCGATCGAGGAGTACTGGGACACGCACGGCAAGCCCGCGAAGTACGCGGCCGGCACCTGGGGCCCGACCGAGGCCGACGAGATGCTCGCACGCGACGGACGGAGCTGGAGGCGGCCATGA